A genomic window from Brevibacillus agri includes:
- the gcvH gene encoding glycine cleavage system protein GcvH, protein MEFPKNLRYSEEHEWVRVEGNKAYIGITAFAQSELGDIVFVELPEVGSTIQQDEPFGSVESVKTVSELYAPVSGKVVEVNGELEDAPELVNSSPYEQAWMIAVELSDTAELDKLLDADKYEAMVKE, encoded by the coding sequence ATGGAATTCCCGAAAAATCTACGTTACAGTGAAGAGCATGAGTGGGTGCGAGTAGAAGGCAACAAAGCGTATATCGGAATCACCGCTTTTGCTCAATCAGAGCTGGGTGACATCGTGTTTGTCGAGTTGCCAGAGGTAGGCTCGACAATTCAACAGGATGAGCCATTTGGCAGTGTGGAATCGGTAAAGACCGTTTCCGAGCTGTACGCTCCTGTATCTGGCAAAGTAGTGGAAGTAAACGGCGAACTGGAAGACGCACCAGAACTGGTGAACTCTTCGCCTTATGAGCAGGCCTGGATGATCGCTGTCGAGCTGTCCGACACAGCCGAGCTGGACAAGCTGCTGGATGCCGACAAGTACGAGGCAATGGTAAAAGAATAG
- a CDS encoding aminotransferase class I/II-fold pyridoxal phosphate-dependent enzyme, translating into MRQPSKRLQNLSAAIFSEMAARKKEVAKKRTVYDLSIGSPDQPPEDQLLETLLAAARQPGAFGYALSEGTGAFREEVARWYQYRFGVELAPDGEVHSLMGSQDGLAHFALAWTDPGDIVLVPDPGYPIYEGSVHLAGAIPYRMPLRAENGFLPRLADIPDEIAARAKFMILNYPNNPVSAVATVDFFAEVVAFAKRHDIIVVHDLAYSEMAFDGYRPPSFLQAPGAKEVGIEFNSFSKSFNMAGCRIAYVVGNSEIIKPLAIVKSNVDYGVFLPVQQMAVAALRMDREAGGKSSVGPVYQERRDVLLAALAEAGWDIVPPKATMFVWAPVPTGWTSREFAIALLEEAGVVVIPGSAFGDEGEGYVRIALVQSPEVLRQAARSIAESGILARKTGA; encoded by the coding sequence ATGCGCCAACCGTCCAAAAGACTGCAAAACTTGTCTGCCGCGATTTTTTCCGAGATGGCTGCGCGAAAAAAAGAAGTCGCGAAGAAAAGGACCGTGTACGACTTGAGTATCGGCAGCCCGGACCAACCGCCTGAAGACCAGTTGCTCGAAACATTGCTCGCTGCTGCCAGACAGCCGGGCGCATTTGGCTACGCCTTGAGCGAGGGTACCGGAGCTTTTCGCGAAGAAGTGGCGCGCTGGTATCAATACCGCTTTGGCGTGGAGCTTGCGCCAGACGGCGAGGTTCATTCCTTGATGGGCTCGCAGGATGGACTCGCGCACTTTGCTTTGGCCTGGACCGATCCGGGCGACATCGTGCTCGTGCCTGACCCCGGCTACCCGATTTACGAGGGGAGCGTGCATCTGGCCGGGGCGATTCCTTACCGGATGCCGCTGCGCGCGGAAAACGGCTTTTTGCCCAGGCTCGCAGACATCCCGGACGAGATCGCGGCTCGTGCGAAGTTCATGATTCTGAACTATCCGAACAATCCTGTATCGGCTGTGGCCACCGTCGACTTTTTTGCAGAGGTCGTCGCATTCGCCAAGCGTCACGACATCATCGTCGTGCACGACCTCGCTTATTCGGAGATGGCTTTTGACGGCTATCGCCCGCCCAGCTTCCTGCAAGCGCCGGGAGCCAAAGAGGTCGGGATCGAGTTCAATTCGTTTTCCAAGAGCTTTAACATGGCAGGCTGCCGCATTGCGTATGTAGTCGGCAACAGCGAGATCATCAAGCCGCTGGCCATCGTCAAGTCGAATGTCGACTACGGCGTCTTTTTGCCTGTCCAGCAGATGGCGGTCGCGGCTTTGCGCATGGACCGGGAAGCAGGCGGCAAGAGCAGCGTCGGCCCTGTCTATCAGGAGCGCCGCGACGTCTTGCTGGCAGCACTGGCCGAGGCGGGCTGGGACATTGTGCCGCCGAAAGCGACGATGTTCGTCTGGGCACCCGTGCCAACTGGCTGGACGTCCCGCGAGTTTGCCATTGCGCTATTGGAGGAGGCAGGGGTGGTCGTCATTCCTGGTAGCGCCTTTGGCGACGAAGGGGAAGGCTACGTCCGGATTGCGCTCGTGCAAAGCCCGGAAGTATTGCGCCAGGCCGCTCGCTCGATTGCGGAGTCAGGCATTTTGGCGAGAAAAACAGGGGCATAG
- a CDS encoding DUF2797 domain-containing protein, whose product MELRGILHGLSHDYHGREKPVDYYLNIGEDRLPLNEWLGSELTISYLGQKNCIACGRKTNKTFNSGYCYPCFTKLPENDLCIVKPHECHFDQGTCRDESFGEQYCMIPHYVYLAVSSDIKVGLTRKHNQLKRWVDQGAIRAIPIAEVPTRRMAGELEYHLSQFLPDKTNWRKMLKGDVKEIDLIAMRDEVYSHFPEPFKPFQYREDEWVDITYPILESLDKINSKTLDKEEQLGGRLIGVKAQYLIFENGVFQVRKHAGYQVEIKASHSA is encoded by the coding sequence GTGGAACTCCGCGGTATTTTGCACGGTCTGAGCCACGATTATCACGGGAGAGAAAAGCCGGTCGACTACTATTTGAACATCGGCGAAGACCGTCTGCCTTTAAATGAATGGCTCGGCAGCGAACTGACCATTTCCTATCTGGGCCAAAAAAATTGCATCGCCTGCGGGCGCAAAACGAACAAAACGTTCAACAGCGGGTACTGCTACCCCTGTTTTACCAAACTGCCGGAAAATGACTTGTGCATCGTCAAGCCGCACGAATGTCATTTTGACCAAGGGACGTGCCGGGACGAGAGCTTCGGCGAGCAATACTGCATGATCCCGCACTACGTCTATCTGGCAGTTTCCAGCGACATCAAGGTCGGACTGACGCGCAAGCACAACCAGCTCAAACGCTGGGTCGATCAGGGCGCGATTCGCGCGATCCCGATTGCGGAAGTGCCGACGCGCCGGATGGCGGGAGAACTGGAGTACCATCTTAGCCAGTTTTTGCCGGACAAGACCAACTGGCGCAAAATGCTCAAGGGCGACGTCAAGGAAATCGACCTGATTGCTATGCGCGACGAGGTGTACAGCCATTTTCCCGAACCGTTCAAACCTTTCCAATACAGGGAAGACGAATGGGTGGATATTACATATCCGATTTTGGAGTCGCTGGACAAGATCAACTCGAAAACGTTGGACAAAGAGGAGCAGCTCGGCGGGCGGCTGATCGGCGTCAAGGCGCAGTACCTGATTTTTGAGAACGGCGTTTTCCAGGTGCGAAAGCACGCCGGCTACCAGGTAGAGATCAAGGCAAGCCACTCTGCATAA
- a CDS encoding polysaccharide deacetylase family protein translates to MSRVVLYALLLACLLGYGISPVTARELLPSYEPIHRIDTNKKVVALTFDDGPDATYTPKILEVLHKNRVPATFFVLGSQVDKHPKVLQWIYKAGHEIGNHGYHHFDLNKLTEHEVYEDIKQAERSILRTTGILAQYYRPAGGVMTHDVMDAVQASGYDIIHWSVDPRDWSLARTASVIAKTVKSNVSSGDIILFHDGGLNQKQTVAALQELISDLRSQGYRFVTVSQLLDEAK, encoded by the coding sequence ATGAGCCGCGTCGTGCTGTATGCTTTGTTGCTTGCCTGCCTGCTCGGCTACGGGATATCTCCTGTTACGGCCCGGGAACTGCTCCCCTCTTACGAACCGATTCACCGGATCGACACGAACAAAAAGGTAGTCGCCCTGACCTTTGACGACGGTCCGGATGCCACCTACACCCCGAAAATTTTGGAGGTGCTCCATAAAAACCGGGTGCCCGCCACCTTTTTCGTGCTCGGCTCCCAGGTGGACAAGCATCCAAAGGTGCTGCAATGGATTTACAAGGCCGGACACGAGATCGGCAATCACGGCTACCACCATTTTGACTTAAACAAGCTGACAGAGCACGAGGTGTACGAGGACATCAAGCAAGCAGAGCGCTCCATCCTGAGGACGACGGGCATTCTCGCCCAATACTACCGTCCCGCCGGGGGTGTCATGACCCACGACGTCATGGACGCCGTCCAGGCGAGCGGGTACGACATCATTCACTGGTCGGTCGATCCGCGAGACTGGTCGCTGGCGAGAACGGCGTCTGTCATTGCGAAAACCGTGAAAAGCAACGTGTCGTCCGGCGACATCATTTTGTTTCACGATGGCGGCCTGAACCAGAAGCAAACCGTGGCCGCCCTGCAGGAGCTAATCAGTGACCTGCGCTCGCAAGGCTACCGCTTTGTCACCGTATCGCAACTGCTCGATGAGGCCAAGTAA
- a CDS encoding amino acid ABC transporter ATP-binding protein: MIIQVTDLTKSYGELQVLKGITTQVAEKEVVCVIGPSGSGKSTFLRCLNQLEQMTGGRIVINGHDLSDPKTDINKVREEVGMVFQRFNLFPHKTVLENVMLAPIKVKKLAQEEARKQGLALLKKVGLEDKADVYPERLSGGQMQRVAIARALAMNPKVMLFDEPTSALDPELVGEVLTVIKNLAKEGMTMVVVTHEMGFAREVGDRIIFMDQGVIMAEGSPEELFDNTSHERLRSFLGKVLA, from the coding sequence ATGATTATTCAAGTGACCGATTTGACGAAAAGCTACGGAGAGCTTCAGGTGTTAAAAGGAATTACGACACAGGTGGCGGAAAAGGAAGTCGTGTGTGTCATCGGGCCGTCGGGCTCGGGCAAAAGTACTTTTTTGCGCTGTCTGAACCAACTGGAGCAAATGACGGGCGGGAGGATCGTCATTAACGGGCATGACTTGTCAGACCCCAAGACAGATATCAACAAGGTCAGGGAAGAAGTCGGGATGGTGTTCCAGCGCTTCAACCTGTTTCCGCATAAAACGGTTCTGGAAAACGTCATGCTGGCGCCGATCAAGGTCAAAAAGCTCGCGCAAGAAGAAGCGCGCAAGCAGGGTCTGGCGCTTCTGAAAAAGGTCGGGCTGGAAGACAAGGCCGACGTGTACCCGGAGCGGTTGTCCGGTGGCCAGATGCAGCGGGTGGCGATTGCCCGCGCGCTGGCGATGAACCCGAAAGTCATGCTGTTCGACGAGCCGACCTCCGCCCTCGACCCGGAGCTGGTGGGTGAGGTGCTGACCGTCATCAAAAACTTGGCCAAGGAAGGGATGACGATGGTCGTGGTCACGCACGAGATGGGATTTGCGCGGGAAGTCGGCGACCGCATCATTTTCATGGATCAGGGCGTGATTATGGCAGAAGGAAGCCCCGAGGAACTTTTTGACAACACCAGCCACGAGCGGCTGCGTTCTTTCCTCGGAAAAGTTCTGGCCTAA
- a CDS encoding arsenate reductase family protein, producing MTMKAYLYSKCDTCRKAKKWLTDHKVSFEEVPIVDAPPSKEELRRIWQTSGLDLRKFFNVSGVQYRELGLKDKLPTMTDEEMLDLLASNGKLIKRPLLASDDTVTLGFKEDELEKAWGGK from the coding sequence ATGACCATGAAAGCGTATTTGTACAGCAAATGCGATACATGCCGCAAAGCGAAAAAATGGCTGACAGACCACAAGGTGAGCTTCGAGGAAGTGCCGATTGTCGATGCGCCGCCTTCCAAGGAAGAGCTTCGTCGGATTTGGCAGACGAGCGGGCTTGACCTGCGCAAGTTTTTCAATGTCAGCGGCGTGCAATACCGCGAGCTTGGGTTAAAGGACAAGCTGCCGACGATGACAGACGAGGAAATGCTTGACTTGCTCGCTTCCAACGGAAAGCTCATCAAGCGCCCTCTCTTGGCGAGCGATGATACAGTGACGCTGGGCTTCAAGGAAGACGAGCTGGAAAAAGCGTGGGGAGGCAAGTAG